Proteins encoded by one window of Candidatus Sumerlaea chitinivorans:
- a CDS encoding Crossover junction endodeoxyribonuclease RuvC — protein sequence MLTAMRILGIDPGLAHTGFAVIDFDGQASRLLAAGQITTPAELPLPQRLKQIHDGLVAVIQEWSPDVAALENLYFCTNVRTAISVAQGRGVAILSTAQANIPLAEYSPLEIKLAVAGYGKATKQQIQKMVKTILNLESVPASDHVADSMAVALCHAHSQRYQNMIIASGVEQGVLPRRRKSRRR from the coding sequence ATGCTTACTGCCATGAGAATCTTGGGCATTGACCCCGGGCTTGCGCACACCGGGTTCGCAGTCATCGACTTCGACGGGCAGGCAAGCCGCTTGCTTGCGGCCGGCCAAATCACGACGCCGGCAGAACTCCCGTTGCCCCAGCGGCTCAAACAGATCCATGACGGCCTGGTGGCGGTCATTCAAGAATGGTCCCCAGACGTTGCAGCGCTCGAAAACCTTTACTTCTGTACGAACGTGCGAACAGCCATCTCCGTTGCGCAAGGCCGCGGCGTCGCCATTCTCTCGACTGCCCAAGCAAACATCCCTCTTGCGGAATATTCCCCCCTCGAAATCAAGCTCGCCGTTGCGGGCTATGGAAAGGCCACCAAGCAGCAAATCCAGAAAATGGTGAAAACGATTCTGAATCTCGAATCGGTTCCAGCAAGTGACCATGTGGCCGATTCGATGGCGGTGGCGTTGTGCCACGCGCATTCCCAGCGCTATCAAAACATGATCATTGCGTCGGGTGTAGAGCAGGGCGTGTTGCCACGACGCCGGAAGAGTCGGCGGAGATAG
- a CDS encoding Radical SAM domain protein → MRRALLIVPWIHDFSAYDFWACPLGLLSLGAVLRNAGWEVELFDLTDRHHPRLPKPPRERRFHTGKYYAQEIPKPAAIAWVPRRFKRYGLPPEIAEEELASRRRPDVILMTSRMTYWYTGVRETVALCRKVFPGVPIALGGTYATLCSEHAQCHSGADLVFGGEAELAIRELAQQLSTKASARARLGAASACENLDTLPFPAWELMTSTSAAAVETSRGCPYRCTYCASGQLVPKWRAKSPQRVADEIEFLVRELGAEDIAFYDDALLLNHETHFEKIAEELERRKVRARYHAPNSLFAHMITPAVAEALKRMGFETIRVSLETANHERLKQWNRRIGPHHFVTAMRNLLAVGFRREQIGVYILCAVPGQTLQEVRDTIDFVIEHGGEPRLAEFSPIPRTEEWQRAVSATELPIADEPLLQNNSIYWWASGAITPEALAELKQYARERLTQTAGSKT, encoded by the coding sequence ATGCGGCGCGCTTTACTGATCGTTCCGTGGATTCATGACTTTTCGGCCTACGACTTCTGGGCTTGTCCGCTTGGGTTATTGAGCCTCGGAGCTGTGCTGCGCAATGCCGGATGGGAGGTCGAACTGTTTGACCTCACCGATCGCCACCACCCGCGCCTTCCGAAGCCGCCACGCGAGCGCCGTTTCCACACGGGCAAGTACTACGCTCAGGAGATTCCCAAACCCGCAGCAATCGCATGGGTACCACGACGCTTCAAACGTTACGGCCTACCACCAGAGATCGCGGAGGAGGAATTGGCAAGCCGCCGCAGGCCTGATGTCATTCTCATGACATCACGCATGACTTACTGGTACACCGGTGTCCGCGAGACCGTTGCCCTGTGTCGCAAGGTTTTTCCAGGAGTTCCGATCGCATTGGGGGGAACCTATGCTACGCTGTGTTCCGAGCATGCGCAATGCCACTCCGGCGCGGATCTTGTTTTTGGGGGCGAGGCAGAGCTTGCGATACGCGAGCTTGCACAGCAGCTGAGCACCAAAGCTTCGGCGCGTGCTCGCTTGGGGGCAGCGTCGGCCTGCGAGAACCTTGACACACTTCCCTTTCCGGCGTGGGAGCTGATGACTTCTACATCCGCTGCTGCGGTGGAAACCTCGCGTGGATGTCCGTACCGGTGCACCTACTGTGCCAGTGGCCAACTCGTGCCAAAGTGGCGTGCGAAATCCCCCCAACGTGTCGCCGATGAGATTGAGTTTTTAGTGCGCGAGCTTGGCGCCGAGGACATCGCTTTCTACGACGATGCCTTGCTCCTGAATCACGAGACCCACTTCGAGAAAATCGCTGAGGAGCTTGAACGTCGGAAAGTACGCGCTCGCTACCATGCGCCGAATAGCCTGTTTGCGCACATGATCACGCCCGCCGTTGCGGAAGCACTCAAGCGCATGGGTTTCGAGACCATTCGAGTGAGTTTGGAAACGGCCAATCACGAGCGACTCAAACAATGGAATAGGCGTATCGGCCCACACCACTTTGTTACAGCAATGCGCAACTTGCTGGCAGTTGGATTTCGTCGCGAGCAAATCGGTGTTTACATTTTGTGCGCTGTGCCAGGCCAAACACTTCAGGAAGTCCGCGACACCATCGATTTTGTGATCGAGCATGGCGGGGAACCTCGACTTGCAGAGTTTTCGCCTATCCCACGCACAGAAGAATGGCAGCGTGCCGTGAGCGCGACGGAGCTCCCAATTGCTGACGAACCCCTCCTCCAAAACAACTCCATTTACTGGTGGGCTTCAGGAGCAATCACCCCAGAAGCATTGGCTGAGCTCAAGCAGTACGCACGTGAACGACTCACCCAGACGGCTGGTAGCAAAACGTAG
- a CDS encoding glutamine amidotransferase-like protein, protein MVGFVSKTAIPVAPFLKALALQAREGRECPHGDGWGMALRIEGHWLWVRQALPIWEAPFDALGELCSNIGIIHARKASPNTPINLTKVHPFVLPDPRHADAKESALIFCHNGTVKIPERIPFAAPADAIDSERYFALVVESLKETTSLQEAVKRAAQAIVSAEAQPSSLNCLLSDGESLIAHRGAVLPENMEYHTLYVQESSGCTVVSTEPLPDQLYGKPRALELGETVQISVPHL, encoded by the coding sequence ATGGTCGGATTTGTGTCCAAGACAGCAATCCCCGTTGCTCCGTTCCTGAAAGCATTAGCGCTCCAGGCACGGGAAGGGCGTGAGTGTCCCCACGGCGATGGGTGGGGAATGGCTCTCCGGATTGAAGGGCACTGGTTGTGGGTGCGCCAAGCGTTGCCGATTTGGGAAGCCCCCTTTGATGCGCTGGGTGAGCTTTGCTCAAACATCGGAATCATCCATGCCCGTAAGGCATCGCCGAATACTCCAATCAATCTCACCAAAGTGCATCCTTTTGTCCTCCCTGACCCGAGACACGCCGATGCGAAGGAATCTGCTCTCATTTTCTGCCACAACGGCACAGTGAAGATTCCAGAACGCATTCCTTTCGCGGCACCTGCCGATGCGATTGATTCAGAACGCTATTTTGCGCTCGTGGTCGAAAGCCTCAAGGAAACGACCTCCTTGCAAGAGGCTGTAAAGCGCGCAGCGCAAGCCATCGTCAGCGCTGAAGCTCAACCAAGCTCTTTGAATTGCCTGCTGAGCGATGGAGAATCGCTGATCGCGCATCGCGGCGCGGTCCTGCCCGAAAACATGGAGTATCACACACTTTACGTGCAGGAGTCCTCGGGGTGCACGGTTGTAAGCACCGAGCCCCTACCCGACCAGCTCTATGGAAAACCGCGCGCGCTCGAGCTTGGGGAGACGGTGCAAATTTCTGTTCCCCACCTTTGA
- a CDS encoding Survival protein SurA precursor (Peptidyl-prolyl cis-trans isomerase SurA): MVAAAVSPQILPAKLADASIEIARRDDGATTTEFTVRKGRAQVTFSNVPAALVRAEAPTSIAAGQGTSALANEASATRPSSGTQSEAAPEATKQTSPETAGETRVERGVERLAQATPRSPLERRLFSRALAASVGDTVLTAEDIQRRIHAMEILRGVNLNEDQRLEAEGMIIQQWVEKTAIAAEAQRQGLTVTDEEVQERLEKVKARLGQNWPEAMRQAGFTEAEIEEETRKTLLMEKFIETAFAQLFPEQEIRKVYESNPERFQPSRRLHVYEIFKRKQGAPNGLIERQMQEIRRRLLAGEDFSEIARKESESPTRDKGGDLGWIDSSSPIAPRQAAALAEVQVGQITEVIELTDGYQILKLAEVQEPRPGYEGARELVVAQLKDYVIGLAYETALRHFTVKVRNKEQRPRPNVQELQLQGAKQPPTQAPKQRDEGPKAAADKKVTNPTAVTSPERGASATSGRGEGQEVRPAAPSGQAATKPTPQAGGEQSKSSNPFSKIFRRSSKQPQ, translated from the coding sequence GTGGTTGCTGCCGCAGTATCGCCCCAGATACTGCCTGCAAAACTTGCGGATGCGAGCATTGAGATCGCCCGCCGAGATGATGGGGCGACAACCACCGAGTTCACCGTGCGAAAAGGCCGCGCCCAGGTCACCTTTTCAAATGTCCCCGCTGCCCTTGTGCGAGCGGAGGCTCCCACATCAATTGCCGCAGGCCAGGGCACCTCTGCGCTGGCAAATGAGGCCAGTGCCACGCGGCCGTCTTCTGGCACACAGTCCGAGGCGGCGCCGGAAGCTACAAAACAAACTTCACCGGAGACGGCGGGAGAGACGAGGGTCGAGCGCGGCGTGGAGCGGCTTGCCCAAGCCACCCCTCGGTCACCCCTTGAGCGGCGCCTATTTAGCCGAGCTCTTGCTGCCAGTGTCGGCGACACGGTGCTGACTGCCGAGGACATCCAGCGGCGGATTCATGCGATGGAGATTCTTCGAGGGGTGAATTTGAACGAGGATCAACGCCTCGAAGCGGAAGGAATGATCATTCAGCAGTGGGTAGAGAAGACTGCCATTGCCGCGGAAGCTCAGCGCCAAGGGCTCACTGTCACCGACGAGGAAGTCCAAGAACGATTGGAGAAGGTAAAAGCGCGGCTCGGCCAAAACTGGCCAGAGGCCATGCGGCAAGCGGGGTTTACCGAAGCTGAGATCGAGGAAGAAACGCGCAAGACCCTTCTCATGGAAAAGTTCATTGAGACCGCCTTTGCGCAATTGTTCCCGGAGCAGGAAATCCGAAAAGTCTACGAATCGAATCCGGAACGTTTTCAGCCTTCGCGGCGGCTTCACGTATATGAGATCTTCAAACGCAAGCAAGGCGCACCGAATGGTTTGATCGAGCGCCAGATGCAGGAGATTCGGCGCAGGCTTCTTGCTGGGGAAGATTTTAGTGAGATTGCGCGCAAAGAAAGTGAATCCCCAACGAGAGACAAAGGCGGGGATCTTGGATGGATTGATAGCTCCTCTCCCATCGCCCCGCGCCAAGCGGCTGCATTGGCGGAGGTGCAGGTTGGGCAAATTACTGAGGTGATTGAGCTCACCGACGGATATCAGATTCTGAAATTGGCAGAAGTTCAGGAGCCACGCCCCGGTTATGAGGGGGCACGAGAACTCGTTGTTGCCCAGCTCAAAGACTACGTCATCGGGCTGGCCTATGAGACGGCTCTGCGACACTTCACGGTGAAAGTGCGCAACAAAGAGCAGCGGCCACGCCCCAATGTTCAGGAGTTGCAGTTGCAGGGGGCGAAACAACCACCTACTCAAGCTCCGAAGCAGCGTGACGAAGGTCCCAAAGCGGCTGCAGACAAGAAGGTGACGAATCCTACAGCTGTAACCAGTCCCGAACGCGGAGCGTCTGCAACTTCCGGTCGGGGGGAGGGTCAAGAGGTTCGACCCGCAGCACCAAGTGGCCAAGCTGCGACCAAGCCAACGCCGCAGGCAGGGGGCGAACAAAGCAAGAGTTCGAACCCATTTTCAAAAATCTTTCGTAGGTCATCCAAACAACCGCAATGA
- a CDS encoding O-acetylhomoserine sulfhydrylase, producing MTKHQDAKPGTLAVHAGQTPDPATHARAVPIYQTTSYVFESAEHAANLFALKEFGNIYTRIMNPTTDVLERRLAALDGGVAALAVSSGQAAITLAVLNITRAGQNIVSTSYLYGGTYNLFNYTLARMGIEVRFVDSSDPKNVAAAIDDNTRLVYMESIGNPKNNVDDFEAIAAVAHDHGIPFVVDNTVSPYIFRPMDWGADIVVYSLTKFVGGHGTSIGGAIVDSGRFNWANGRFPEFTEPDPSYHGLVFWEPFGLHDRAILPGAAYIIRARVSLLRDLGPCLSPFNAFLFLQGLETLHLRMPKHCQNALEVAKWLEQHPAVTWVNYPGLPSHKDYERARKYLPNGCGAIIGFGIKGGYEAGKKLINSVKLFSHLANIGDAKSLIIHPASTTHQQLSEEEQRSTGVTPDFIRLSIGIEDVSDIIADLDQAIRASQA from the coding sequence ATGACGAAACATCAGGACGCTAAACCCGGGACGCTTGCAGTTCATGCTGGGCAAACGCCCGATCCAGCGACGCATGCGCGGGCGGTACCGATCTACCAAACGACTTCCTACGTTTTTGAAAGCGCGGAACACGCCGCAAACCTTTTTGCGCTGAAAGAGTTCGGCAACATCTACACGCGCATCATGAATCCCACAACCGACGTATTGGAGCGGCGACTCGCAGCATTAGACGGGGGGGTTGCGGCATTAGCGGTGTCCTCTGGCCAAGCAGCCATTACTTTGGCCGTACTCAACATCACCCGCGCCGGCCAAAACATCGTCTCCACGAGCTATTTGTATGGCGGCACCTATAACCTTTTTAATTACACGCTGGCGCGGATGGGGATCGAAGTGCGCTTTGTAGACTCCTCTGATCCCAAAAACGTGGCGGCGGCTATTGATGACAACACGCGCCTTGTTTACATGGAGTCCATCGGAAATCCTAAAAATAACGTCGATGACTTTGAAGCGATTGCGGCCGTGGCGCATGATCACGGGATTCCGTTTGTAGTGGACAACACGGTCTCGCCCTACATCTTCCGCCCAATGGATTGGGGGGCCGACATCGTTGTGTACTCGCTTACTAAATTCGTGGGCGGGCATGGCACCTCCATCGGCGGGGCGATTGTGGATTCCGGTCGCTTCAACTGGGCGAACGGGCGCTTCCCGGAATTCACGGAGCCCGACCCGTCCTACCATGGCTTGGTTTTCTGGGAGCCGTTCGGTCTGCATGACCGCGCCATCCTCCCCGGAGCAGCCTACATCATTCGAGCACGCGTGAGCCTCCTGCGCGACCTCGGCCCGTGCCTGTCGCCCTTCAATGCTTTCCTATTCCTACAGGGGCTCGAGACGCTACATCTTCGCATGCCGAAACATTGCCAAAACGCACTTGAGGTGGCGAAGTGGCTGGAACAGCACCCAGCTGTGACATGGGTAAATTATCCCGGCTTACCAAGTCACAAGGACTACGAGCGTGCGCGCAAATACTTGCCGAACGGATGCGGCGCCATCATCGGATTCGGAATCAAAGGTGGATACGAGGCTGGCAAGAAGCTGATCAACTCGGTGAAGCTGTTTAGTCACCTGGCGAACATCGGCGACGCAAAAAGCCTAATCATCCATCCCGCTTCGACGACCCATCAGCAGCTCAGCGAGGAAGAACAGCGCTCCACAGGCGTTACACCTGATTTCATCCGCCTCTCCATTGGTATCGAAGACGTTAGTGACATCATTGCCGATCTCGACCAAGCGATTCGTGCTTCTCAGGCATAG
- a CDS encoding Homoserine O-acetyltransferase, which translates to MTKKQSRDATSSQGNESVASSERGSLGLVETHSVDLFDEDELELESGVRFGPITVAYETYGTLSPERDNVILVCHALSGGAHAAGYLPGQKKPGWWDIMIGPGKAFDTNRYFVVCSNVLGSCYGTTGPSSIDPKTGRPYALRFPVVTIRDMVQVQARLLDYLGIRRVLCVTGGSMGGMQALQWAVSYPERVRSVIAIATTHRHSAQQIAFNEVARQAIMADPAWNGGDYYGTPGPRLGLAVARMIGHITYLSDVSMERKFGRRLRNRERYGYDFSLDFEVESYLRYQGQSFVERFDANSLLYLTKALDYFDLSQNHGSLTRAFAGSPSLYLFITFSSDWLYPPHQLKEVAQAIRRGGGDASYCEINSDYGHDAFLLEYAAQEPLIRSFLDRVQNTTVAGDTGEGI; encoded by the coding sequence ATGACAAAGAAGCAAAGCAGAGACGCAACATCCTCACAAGGCAACGAGAGCGTGGCCTCATCAGAACGAGGAAGTCTTGGGCTCGTCGAGACGCACTCTGTGGATCTATTCGACGAGGACGAGCTTGAGCTCGAAAGCGGCGTGCGCTTTGGGCCCATCACGGTCGCGTACGAGACGTACGGCACATTGTCGCCGGAGCGAGACAATGTGATTCTTGTATGCCATGCTCTCTCAGGCGGCGCACACGCTGCCGGTTACCTCCCCGGCCAGAAAAAGCCCGGTTGGTGGGACATCATGATCGGGCCGGGCAAGGCGTTCGACACCAATCGATATTTCGTCGTTTGCTCCAATGTTCTCGGCAGCTGCTACGGAACCACCGGGCCTTCCTCCATCGATCCGAAAACCGGTCGGCCGTACGCTTTGCGTTTCCCAGTAGTGACGATCCGCGACATGGTGCAGGTGCAGGCCCGGTTGTTAGATTACTTGGGCATTCGCCGAGTGCTGTGCGTCACGGGTGGCTCCATGGGCGGCATGCAGGCTCTGCAGTGGGCCGTCAGCTATCCGGAACGGGTTCGTTCGGTGATTGCAATCGCGACCACGCATCGCCACTCTGCGCAGCAAATCGCCTTCAATGAAGTCGCTCGGCAAGCGATTATGGCGGATCCGGCTTGGAATGGCGGAGACTACTATGGCACGCCGGGCCCACGCCTTGGCCTCGCGGTAGCACGCATGATTGGCCACATCACCTATCTGTCAGATGTAAGCATGGAGCGCAAATTTGGCCGGCGCCTCCGCAATCGGGAACGCTATGGTTACGACTTTTCGCTCGATTTCGAAGTCGAAAGCTACCTTCGTTACCAAGGCCAAAGCTTCGTGGAGCGCTTCGATGCGAATTCTCTCCTCTATCTCACGAAGGCATTGGATTACTTCGATCTTTCGCAGAATCATGGCTCGCTAACACGGGCGTTTGCCGGATCTCCCAGTCTGTACCTGTTTATCACATTTTCGTCAGACTGGCTCTACCCGCCGCATCAGCTCAAGGAAGTAGCCCAAGCGATTCGCCGGGGCGGAGGGGATGCGTCGTATTGTGAGATCAATAGCGATTACGGGCATGACGCCTTCCTGCTGGAGTATGCAGCGCAGGAACCCCTGATTCGCTCCTTCCTTGATCGCGTCCAGAACACCACGGTAGCAGGAGACACTGGTGAGGGAATCTAA
- a CDS encoding Methionine biosynthesis protein MetW, which translates to MLDIGCGDGSLLARLVREKNVAATGIELSEKEVMLALQKGLSVHHGDAEEGLDHYPDQSFDVVVLSLTIQELGHPQRLLQETFRVGRQVVVAFPNFAHWSARWQLAVHGRAPHTPCLPYTWYESPNRHYLSILDWEEFCEEQGWQVVECAFIANGCFIKLLPNLRAEAAIYLLEKKANAQPGN; encoded by the coding sequence GTGCTCGATATTGGTTGTGGAGACGGCTCCCTGCTCGCTCGCCTTGTCCGCGAAAAAAACGTAGCGGCAACGGGAATTGAGCTCTCCGAAAAAGAGGTCATGCTTGCCCTGCAAAAAGGGCTCAGCGTCCACCACGGTGACGCCGAAGAAGGGCTGGACCACTATCCCGACCAGTCGTTTGACGTCGTGGTGCTGAGCCTCACAATTCAAGAACTTGGTCATCCCCAGCGTCTCTTGCAGGAAACGTTTCGGGTGGGAAGACAGGTTGTTGTTGCCTTTCCGAACTTTGCTCATTGGTCGGCTCGCTGGCAGCTCGCCGTACACGGTCGAGCACCTCATACGCCGTGCCTGCCCTACACGTGGTACGAATCACCTAACCGCCACTATTTGAGCATCCTCGACTGGGAAGAGTTTTGCGAGGAGCAAGGTTGGCAAGTGGTGGAATGCGCGTTCATCGCTAATGGATGTTTTATTAAGCTCTTGCCCAATTTGCGTGCGGAAGCAGCAATCTATCTTTTGGAGAAAAAGGCGAACGCGCAGCCAGGGAATTAG
- a CDS encoding NADP-dependent malic enzyme has protein sequence MSMREEALEYHRRRPAGKLEVTPTKPCLTQHDLALAYTPGVAEPCREIAKNPEDSFRYTARGNLVAVISNGTAVLGLGDIGALAGKPVMEGKALLFKRFADIDAIDIEVDTKDPELFIQTVKLLEPTFGGINLEDIKAPECFEIEERLRASMEIPVFHDDQHGTAIISGAALLNALTLVGKRLDEVKIVFSGAGAAAIATARFYVLLGARRENIVFVDSKGVVYEGRTEGMNRWKQEFASPTQARTLADAMRDADVFVGLSVAGAVTEEMLLSMAPKPIVFALANPDPEIPYEVARRVRPDAIVATGRSDYPNQVNNVLGFPFIFRGALDVRARQINETMKIAAAHALAALAHEEVPESVARAYGVELLRFGPEYLIPKPLDPRVLMWVAPAVAKAAMESGVARRQLDLDAYREQLEMRFGRSREVMRIVFHKARTNPKRVAFAEGEHPKIVRAAAQLVAARIARPVLIGDEYKIRAQASQLGLELEGVAIEDIRCSPARERYIQRIYELRCRKGVTLSEARELILNPNYYAAVMVEQGDCDVMISGIGYHYPVGLRPPLQIIGTSPEFGVAAGVYLVVTRQRTLFFADATVNIDLDAERLAKVAVLTARLARSFDIEPRVAMLSFSNFGSVRHPRTRVVQEAVKIARQLDPTLTIDGEMQANTALNARHLSETYPFSLLKDEANVLIFPDLESGNIGYKLVACLANAEVVGPILVGMRKPVHILQRGDEVKDIVNLCAIAVVEAQEMPLQES, from the coding sequence ATGTCCATGCGGGAAGAAGCTCTTGAATACCATCGCCGGCGTCCCGCCGGAAAGCTTGAAGTTACTCCGACCAAACCCTGCCTAACTCAGCACGATTTAGCACTTGCCTATACGCCGGGGGTAGCGGAGCCGTGCCGCGAGATCGCCAAAAATCCAGAGGACTCGTTTCGCTATACGGCTCGCGGAAACTTGGTAGCTGTGATCAGCAATGGCACGGCTGTGCTTGGACTGGGAGACATTGGCGCCCTTGCGGGGAAGCCAGTCATGGAAGGCAAGGCGCTCCTGTTCAAGCGGTTTGCGGATATCGACGCGATCGACATCGAAGTGGACACCAAGGATCCAGAGCTTTTCATCCAGACGGTGAAGCTCCTCGAGCCGACGTTCGGTGGCATTAATCTCGAGGATATCAAGGCTCCCGAATGTTTCGAAATCGAGGAACGCTTGCGGGCAAGCATGGAAATCCCGGTATTCCATGATGATCAACACGGCACAGCGATTATTTCCGGGGCCGCTCTTCTCAATGCTCTCACCTTAGTGGGAAAACGCTTGGACGAAGTGAAGATCGTCTTCAGTGGGGCGGGGGCAGCGGCAATTGCAACGGCGCGCTTCTACGTTCTTCTGGGGGCGCGGCGCGAAAACATCGTGTTTGTGGATTCCAAAGGGGTTGTGTATGAAGGGCGCACGGAGGGGATGAACCGTTGGAAACAAGAGTTCGCAAGCCCAACTCAGGCTCGAACTCTCGCCGACGCCATGCGTGATGCGGACGTCTTTGTTGGATTGTCCGTCGCAGGAGCGGTTACGGAGGAAATGCTTCTTAGCATGGCCCCCAAACCAATCGTTTTTGCGTTGGCAAATCCTGATCCAGAAATTCCCTACGAAGTGGCGCGTCGCGTGCGGCCAGACGCGATTGTGGCGACAGGGCGTTCGGACTATCCGAACCAAGTCAACAACGTGCTCGGGTTCCCTTTCATCTTTCGTGGAGCGCTGGACGTGCGAGCTCGCCAGATCAATGAGACAATGAAAATAGCGGCCGCCCACGCACTTGCTGCTCTGGCCCATGAGGAAGTTCCTGAGTCGGTCGCTCGCGCTTACGGCGTGGAGTTGCTACGGTTTGGCCCAGAGTACTTGATCCCGAAACCGCTCGATCCACGAGTGTTGATGTGGGTTGCGCCAGCGGTTGCGAAGGCCGCGATGGAAAGCGGTGTTGCACGTCGGCAGCTTGATCTCGATGCATATCGCGAACAGCTCGAAATGCGGTTCGGGCGCTCGCGCGAAGTCATGCGCATCGTCTTCCACAAGGCTCGCACCAACCCAAAACGCGTGGCATTCGCAGAAGGCGAACATCCCAAAATTGTCCGGGCCGCAGCTCAGCTTGTTGCAGCACGAATTGCCCGCCCTGTTCTGATTGGCGATGAGTACAAGATTCGGGCGCAAGCTTCGCAATTGGGGCTCGAACTGGAGGGGGTTGCGATTGAGGACATACGTTGTTCACCCGCCCGCGAGCGCTACATTCAGCGGATTTACGAGCTGCGCTGCCGCAAAGGGGTGACACTAAGCGAGGCGCGCGAGCTGATCCTCAATCCCAACTATTACGCCGCGGTGATGGTCGAGCAAGGTGATTGCGATGTGATGATTTCGGGTATTGGCTACCACTATCCCGTCGGTTTGCGACCGCCCCTGCAGATCATTGGCACCTCACCCGAATTTGGGGTAGCTGCCGGCGTTTACCTTGTTGTCACGCGTCAACGCACGCTTTTCTTTGCTGATGCCACCGTCAACATCGACCTCGATGCGGAGCGTTTGGCAAAAGTGGCGGTTCTGACCGCGCGCTTGGCGCGCAGTTTCGACATTGAGCCTCGCGTGGCGATGTTAAGCTTCTCAAACTTTGGCAGCGTGCGTCATCCCCGAACCCGTGTCGTTCAGGAAGCCGTAAAAATAGCCAGGCAGCTTGATCCAACGCTGACCATTGACGGCGAGATGCAGGCGAACACCGCTCTCAATGCCCGGCATCTCTCCGAGACCTACCCATTCAGTTTGCTCAAAGATGAAGCGAATGTGCTGATTTTCCCGGATCTCGAATCTGGCAACATCGGCTACAAGCTCGTCGCCTGCCTTGCGAACGCAGAAGTGGTCGGCCCCATTCTGGTTGGCATGCGAAAGCCTGTGCACATCTTGCAACGGGGCGATGAGGTCAAGGATATTGTCAACCTCTGCGCCATTGCAGTGGTGGAAGCGCAAGAGATGCCGTTGCAGGAATCCTAA
- a CDS encoding Cell division inhibitor, whose product MRILVSGASGFIGRPLVETLRKHGHDVIRLVRRPPAHADERYWNPQRGEIQLEEPDAAPLKLDAVVHLAGENITGGRWSPAKKARIRESRVVGTRLLAETLAGMANPPRIFICASAIGIYGDRGEEMLTEDSPPGQNGFLVEVAREWEASANVAQKAGIRVVNLRLGVVLGLGGGALAAMLPPFRWGLGGPLGSGQQFISWIALEDVLACVEFVLAQSALSGPVNCVAPNPVTNREFTRELARILGRPAFFRVPELAIKLLFGEMGRELLLASTRVYPKRLLDAGFHFSLLTLGEALEAILKKDQKSR is encoded by the coding sequence ATGCGAATTCTGGTGAGTGGAGCAAGCGGGTTCATCGGGCGGCCCCTTGTGGAGACGCTGCGGAAGCATGGGCACGACGTAATTCGGCTGGTGCGTCGTCCCCCCGCGCATGCGGATGAGCGTTATTGGAATCCACAGCGAGGGGAAATACAGTTGGAGGAGCCTGACGCAGCTCCGCTTAAACTGGATGCCGTCGTGCACTTGGCGGGTGAGAACATTACAGGTGGGCGATGGTCGCCTGCGAAGAAAGCCCGTATCCGCGAGAGTCGTGTGGTGGGAACGCGCTTACTTGCCGAGACACTCGCAGGAATGGCCAATCCACCCCGCATTTTTATCTGTGCTTCGGCGATCGGCATTTATGGCGACCGTGGCGAAGAAATGCTCACAGAGGACAGTCCACCGGGGCAAAACGGATTTCTTGTGGAGGTGGCCCGCGAGTGGGAGGCCTCCGCAAATGTCGCTCAAAAAGCCGGGATCCGCGTAGTCAACCTGCGCTTGGGTGTGGTTCTTGGGCTCGGTGGCGGAGCCCTCGCCGCGATGCTTCCTCCTTTTCGATGGGGGCTCGGTGGCCCGCTTGGAAGTGGCCAACAGTTTATAAGCTGGATTGCTTTGGAGGATGTCCTGGCATGTGTTGAGTTTGTGCTTGCTCAGTCCGCGCTCTCGGGACCTGTGAACTGTGTGGCTCCCAACCCCGTGACGAACCGTGAGTTTACTCGCGAGTTGGCCCGCATACTGGGGCGCCCCGCTTTCTTTCGCGTACCCGAGCTTGCTATCAAGTTGCTCTTTGGTGAGATGGGGCGTGAACTTTTGCTGGCAAGTACACGGGTTTACCCCAAGCGGTTGCTCGATGCAGGATTTCATTTTTCTTTACTGACGCTTGGCGAAGCCCTCGAAGCCATTCTCAAGAAGGATCAGAAGTCGCGTTGA